The Actinopolyspora erythraea genome has a segment encoding these proteins:
- a CDS encoding metal ABC transporter permease codes for MNRLLDALSRIFDFGLTGELLGYPFVQQALLAAAALGLVSGVLAPLVVTRRMSFAVHGTAELAFTGAAAALLVGVGVTVGALAGAVVAALLLGLLGQREHERDSVIGAVLSFGLGLGVLLLWMNPERAANKFTLLVGQIVGVSSADVTLLGVAAMVVLLVTALLYRPLLFASLDSEVAAARGVPIGLLTPVFALLVGIATALGVHVVGALLVMALMVTPGAAAVRVTASPVKATVLSVVFAEVAAVGGILLSLAPGVPVSAFVTAISFGIYLVCRVVGGLRVNRLTRAGSAVAV; via the coding sequence ATGAACCGGCTGCTGGACGCGCTGAGCAGGATATTCGACTTCGGGCTCACCGGAGAGCTGCTCGGCTACCCCTTCGTGCAGCAGGCCCTGCTCGCGGCGGCGGCGCTGGGACTCGTCTCCGGTGTGCTCGCCCCCCTCGTGGTCACCAGGAGGATGTCCTTCGCGGTGCACGGCACCGCCGAACTCGCCTTCACCGGGGCCGCCGCCGCGCTGCTGGTCGGCGTGGGGGTGACGGTCGGCGCGCTGGCGGGCGCGGTGGTGGCCGCGCTGCTGCTGGGTCTGCTGGGGCAGCGGGAGCACGAACGCGACTCGGTCATCGGGGCCGTGCTCTCCTTCGGGCTGGGGCTCGGGGTGCTGCTGCTGTGGATGAACCCCGAACGCGCGGCGAACAAGTTCACGCTGCTCGTCGGACAGATCGTCGGGGTGAGTTCCGCCGACGTCACGCTGCTCGGGGTGGCCGCGATGGTGGTGCTGCTCGTCACCGCCCTGCTGTACCGCCCGCTGCTGTTCGCCAGCCTCGACTCGGAGGTGGCGGCGGCCAGGGGCGTGCCGATCGGGCTGCTGACACCGGTGTTCGCGCTGCTGGTCGGAATAGCCACCGCGCTCGGGGTGCACGTGGTGGGCGCGCTGCTGGTCATGGCGCTGATGGTGACCCCGGGAGCTGCCGCCGTGCGGGTGACGGCCAGCCCGGTGAAGGCCACGGTGCTGTCGGTGGTCTTCGCGGAGGTCGCCGCGGTCGGCGGAATCCTGCTCTCGCTGGCCCCGGGGGTTCCGGTGAGCGCGTTCGTCACGGCGATCTCGTTCGGCATCTACCTGGTGTGCCGGGTGGTGGGCGGCCTGCGCGTGAACCGGTTGACCAGGGCAGGCTCCGCCGTCGCGGTGTGA
- a CDS encoding metal ABC transporter ATP-binding protein — translation MRTEETTTPPERPPAVRLRNAGLTYGTRELWRELDLDVSPGEFLAVLGPNGAGKTSLLRVLLGLTPLSTGSVHIAGEPAHRGNDRIGYVPQQRSLRNSSTLRGNDLVGLGLDGHRWGIGLRRRAERARRVREALRAVDAADYARTPIGLLSGGEQQRLRIAQAIVSEPSVLLCDEPLLSLDPSHQHRVSELIARRTRASGAATLFVTHEINPVLPLVDRVLYLVNGGFRIGTPDEVMNSATLSELYGTEVEVARVGGRLVVAGAESEQDHHVHEGEAE, via the coding sequence GTGCGAACCGAGGAAACCACCACGCCCCCCGAACGGCCGCCCGCCGTGCGGCTGCGGAACGCCGGACTCACCTACGGCACACGTGAGCTGTGGCGAGAGCTGGACCTCGACGTCTCCCCCGGCGAGTTCCTCGCCGTGCTCGGCCCCAACGGCGCGGGCAAGACCAGCCTGCTGCGCGTACTGCTCGGGCTCACACCGCTGAGCACGGGATCCGTGCACATCGCGGGCGAACCCGCCCACCGGGGCAACGACCGGATCGGCTACGTCCCGCAGCAGCGCTCGCTGCGGAACAGCTCCACGCTGCGCGGCAACGACCTGGTCGGGCTCGGCCTGGACGGGCACCGCTGGGGCATCGGACTGCGGCGGCGCGCCGAACGCGCACGCCGGGTACGCGAGGCGCTGCGCGCCGTCGACGCCGCGGACTACGCCAGAACACCGATCGGGCTGCTCTCCGGCGGGGAGCAACAACGGCTGCGGATCGCGCAGGCCATCGTCTCCGAGCCGAGCGTACTGCTGTGCGACGAGCCGCTGCTGTCGCTGGACCCCTCGCACCAGCACCGGGTCAGCGAGCTGATCGCCCGACGGACCAGGGCCAGCGGAGCGGCGACTCTCTTCGTGACCCACGAGATCAACCCGGTGCTACCACTGGTGGACCGAGTTCTCTACCTGGTCAACGGCGGTTTCCGGATCGGAACCCCGGACGAGGTGATGAACTCGGCGACGCTGTCCGAGCTGTACGGAACCGAGGTCGAGGTGGCCCGCGTCGGCGGCCGACTCGTCGTGGCCGGAGCCGAGAGCGAACAGGACCACCACGTGCACGAGGGGGAAGCGGAATGA
- a CDS encoding metal ABC transporter solute-binding protein, Zn/Mn family has product MNTTRSCHPGHTGRSPRPGGVTALAGLAAAALLLTACGGPGNTSEGGKPTVVASTDMWAAVARAVAGDNAEVEAIIDGDEADPHSYESTPRDAARLDNADLVVHNGGGYDSFAGQLLTDSDSAPPGIEAVEVAEPEGTEQEGTEHDSATAEPHQHDESGHGHHHSGNEHVWYDPHTVQLVADRIADRLGEISPNRSREFQRSATEFGDTLDGIQRDITELREAHHGTEVMTTAPVADHLLDNAGLTDITPSSFVRSVEAGNDPAAATVAELQELVDSGRPAALINNPQTASPLTERVTERARNNGIPVVAMPETLPGDRTYAEWLSDRVSALRTALETDTPGSEGR; this is encoded by the coding sequence GTGAACACAACGCGTAGTTGTCACCCTGGGCACACCGGGCGCTCCCCTCGCCCGGGCGGAGTCACCGCGTTAGCCGGACTGGCGGCCGCCGCCCTGTTGCTGACCGCCTGCGGCGGGCCCGGCAACACCTCGGAGGGAGGCAAGCCCACCGTCGTGGCGTCCACGGACATGTGGGCCGCGGTCGCGCGGGCCGTGGCGGGCGACAACGCCGAGGTCGAAGCCATCATCGACGGCGACGAGGCCGACCCCCACTCCTACGAGAGCACCCCGCGCGACGCGGCACGGCTCGACAACGCCGACCTCGTCGTCCACAACGGCGGCGGCTACGACTCCTTCGCCGGCCAACTGCTCACCGACAGCGACAGTGCCCCACCCGGCATCGAAGCGGTGGAGGTAGCCGAGCCGGAGGGGACCGAGCAGGAGGGGACCGAGCACGACTCCGCCACCGCCGAGCCCCACCAGCACGACGAATCCGGACACGGCCACCACCACTCCGGCAACGAGCACGTCTGGTACGATCCGCACACCGTCCAGCTGGTCGCCGACCGCATCGCGGACCGGCTCGGCGAGATCAGCCCGAACCGGTCGCGGGAGTTCCAGCGCTCCGCCACCGAGTTCGGCGACACGCTCGACGGAATCCAACGGGACATCACCGAGCTGCGGGAGGCCCACCACGGCACCGAAGTGATGACCACCGCTCCGGTGGCCGATCACCTGCTGGACAACGCGGGGCTGACCGACATCACGCCCTCCTCGTTCGTGCGCTCCGTGGAAGCGGGCAACGATCCGGCGGCGGCCACCGTGGCGGAACTGCAGGAACTCGTCGACTCCGGCCGCCCCGCCGCACTGATCAACAATCCCCAGACCGCCTCACCGCTGACCGAACGGGTCACCGAGCGCGCCCGGAACAACGGCATCCCCGTAGTCGCCATGCCGGAGACGCTGCCCGGCGACCGGACGTACGCGGAGTGGCTCTCCGACCGGGTCTCCGCGCTGCGCACCGCGCTGGAAACGGACACCCCGGGTAGCGAAGGGCGGTAA